The proteins below come from a single Argentina anserina chromosome 1, drPotAnse1.1, whole genome shotgun sequence genomic window:
- the LOC126787145 gene encoding MACPF domain-containing protein At4g24290-like produces MSTRKAAAEAEAAIKSIGLGYDLTVDLKLKYCKRRPSGVDSRLITIDDDQLREIAIPGGICLPNVPKSIKCDKGERMRFGSDVLSFQQMSEQFNQELALSGKIPTGHFNTAFEFTGGWQKDAANTKTLAFDGVSITLYSVALQKSQVALRDDVKQAVPSSWDPAALARFIDKYGTHVIVGVKMGGKDTIYAKQMHSSPVQPADVQKKLKDMADKLYIDGIGTGHERDKFAKDHGQGIMAAIPSSSYASAESQDIKFVCKRKGGSLQKNLRHSEWSQTVQLEPDVISMSLVPITSLLSGIHGSGFLSHAINLYLRYKPPIEELHQFLEFQLPRQWAPVFGELALGPQKKPQSSAALQFSFMGPKLYVNTNPVDVGKKPVTGLRLYLEGKRSNCVAIHLQHLSTLPKTFLLQDQVNGNISQLSSDRRYFEKVQWKSFSHVCTAPIEANDDFNVVTGAHFEIGESGMKKVLFLRLHFSKVIGATNVRHSEWDGSPALTQKSGIISTIISTRFSSAAQKQPPNPADVNINSAVYPGGPPVPTQTPKLLRFIDTTEMTRGPQDSPGYWVVSGARLLVEKAKISLRVKYSLLTMILPDEEDMPDGY; encoded by the exons ATGAGTACCCGGAAAGCTGCGGCGGAAGCGGAGGCTGCGATTAAATCCATCGGTTTGGGCTATGATCTCACCGTTGACTTGAAGCTCAAGTACTGCAAGCGCCGGCCTTCCGGTGTTGACTCTCGCCTCATCACTATAGACGACGATCAGCTCCGCGAAATCGCCATTCCCGGCGGGATTTGCCTGCCCAATGTCCCCAAGTCCATCAAGTGCGACAAGGGCGAGCGCATGCGCTTCGGCTCCGACGTCCTCTCATTTCAGCAG ATGTCGGAGCAGTTTAATCAGGAACTGGCTCTGTCGGGGAAGATTCCGACGGGACATTTCAACACTGCTTTTGAGTTTACCGGAGGATGGCAGAAGGATGCTGCCAACACAAAGACTCTTGCTTTCGACGGAGTTTCGATCACCCTCTACAGCGTTGCTCTCCAAAAGTCTCAGGTAGCATTGCGTGATGATGTGAAACAAGCTGTTCCTTCGTCCTGGGATCCTGCAGCATTGGCCAG GTTTATTGATAAGTACGGAACACATGTTATAGTTGGGGTGAAAATGGGGGGAAAGGATACGATATATGCCAAGCAAATGCACTCATCGCCCGTCCAACCTGCTGATGTGCAGAAAAAATTGAAGGACATGGCTGACAAACTGTATATAGATGGAATTGGAACTGGTCACGAAAGAGACAAG TTTGCGAAGGATCATGGCCAGGGTATTATGGCCGCGATTCCATCCAGTTCTTATGCATCTGCTGAG TCACAGGATATTAAGTTTGTGTGCAAGAGAAAGGGCGGAAGCTTACAAAAGAATCTACGCCACAGTGAGTGGTCTCAAACAGTTCAACTTGAACCTGATGTGATCTCAATGTCATTGGTACCTATAACATCGTTACTGAGTGGAATTCATGGGAGTGGATTTTTGAGCCATGCCATTAACCTCTATCTGCGTT ATAAGCCGCCAATTGAAGAACTGCATCAGTTTTTGGAATTTCAACTTCCGAGGCAATGGGCACCAGTGTTTGGTGAGCTTGCTCTTGGTCCTCAGAAGAAGCCACAAAGTAGTGCAGCTTTACAGTTTAGCTTCATGGGCCCTAAGCTTTACGTTAACACAAATCCG gttgaTGTCGGAAAGAAACCAGTGACAGGTCTCCGACTATATTTGGAGGGGAAAAGGAGCAATTGCGTAGCAATCCACCTGCAGCATCTTTCAACGCTTCCAAAAACTTTCTTACTCCAGGATCAAGTGAATGGAAATATTTCTCAGCTCTCTTCTGACCGCAGATATTTCGAAAAGGTTCAGTGGAAGAGCTTCTCTCATGTCTGCACTGCACCTATTGAGGCTAATGATGATTTCAATGTTGTCACTGGGGCTCACTTTGAAATTGGAGAGTCAGGGATGAAAAAAGTATTATTTTTACGACTTCATTTCTCTAAAGTTATTGGTGCAACTAATGTTAGACACTCTGAATGGGATGGTTCACCAGCCTTGACACAGAAATCAGGTATAATTTCAACCATTATAAGCACTCGTTTCTCATCAGCTGCGCAGAAGCAGCCCCCTAATCCTGCCGATGTGAACATAAATTCGGCTGTGTATCCTGGAGGCCCCCCTGTACCAACACAGACACCTAAACTATTGAGGTTCATCGACACAACCGAAATGACTAGAGGACCACAGGATTCACCTGGGTATTGGGTTGTGTCAGGTGCAAGGCTGCTTGTTGAGAAGGCTAAAATATCTTTACGAGTTAAGTATTCTCTACTGACCATGATTTTACCTGACGAAGAAGATATGCCAGATGGCTACTGA
- the LOC126787164 gene encoding uncharacterized protein LOC126787164, which yields MAQPAPVAAAAAAADGQVQGGRQQQGGIGQSIGGIIRMAVIWYFASKFFSSSSSKKSSDPSQLISNIFPKGEPLDMWFYITEHEKFSEFGSESALIWHETNIPYAVYGPESTRTLSMKYYPSEALMHNGSLYAHVFFARSGYPADPNDPEYLPLAAFGRTHAIVINLPKSKAGKKRSLLGDSKDADEDVKITEVVDDIQGDSEDNGPEEWVSYWKPNITVNLVDDFTRYPHNTVPPNIAPYLNVEPNSGNYFPTVYFNEFWLLRDKLIPINETVKELPLNLEVGPISMTKWQLFLQIDQSFQIHRSYGSMLEGEADELKRVFLEGNPILLAITMTVSLLHSVFDFLAFKNDIQFWNKNKSMEGLSAKSVVVSFISQFIIFLYLLDNDTSWMILGSAGVGCCIEFWKIGKAMHIEIDRSGKIPMLRFRDRESYAGNKTKEYDDIAMKYLTYVLLFLVACSSIYSLKYEQHKSWYSWVLSSFTSCVYMFGFIMMCPQLFINYKLKSVAHLPWRQMTYKFLNTIIDDLFAFVIKMPMLHRLSVFRDDIIFLIYIYQRWVYPVDRKRVNEFGFIGEADQVTDQVIRPVTEGTEETEVKPEEKKTN from the exons ATGGCCCAGCCAGCGCCCGTCGCCGCCGCCGCAGCAGCAGCCGATGGGCAAGTCCAAGGCGGACGCCAGCAGCAAGGAGGGATTGGCCAGAGCATCGGCGGAATCATAAGGATGGCTGTGATTTGGTACTTCGCTTCCAaattcttctcctcctcctcctccaagaAGTCCTCTGATCCTTCTCAGCTCATCTCCAATATCTTCCCCAAAGGCGAACCTCTG GATATGTGGTTTTATATCACTGAACATGAGAAGTTCAGTGAATTCGGGAGCGAAAGTGCGCTTATATGGCATGAAACTAATATACCTTACGCTGTCTATGGGCCGGAGAGCACCAGGACTCTCTCCATGAAGTATTATCCATCCGAG GCATTGATGCACAATGGGAGTCTCTATGCTCATGTTTTCTTTGCACGCTCGGGTTATCCTGCCGACCCGAATGATCCAGAGTATCTGCCTCTGGCTGCGTTTGGGAGGACGCATG CCATTGTGATAAACTTGCCCAAGTCGAAAGCTGGTAAAAAGAGGAGTTTGCTGGGGGACTCAAAGGACGCTGATGAGGATGTCAAAATTACTGAG GTGGTTGATGATATTCAAGGTGATTCAGAGGATAATGGTCCTGAGGAGTGGGTGTCATACTGGAAACCGAATATTACTGTCAATTTGGTTGATGATTTTACCCG ATACCCTCATAATACTGTTCCACCAAATATTGCTCCTT ACTTAAATGTGGAGCCTAATTCTGGAAATTATTTTCCAACCGTTTACTTCAATGAATTTTGGTTACTTCGAGACAAGTTGATACCAATTAATGAAACAGTGAAAGAATTACCGCTGAATCTGGAAGTAGGTCCCATAAGCATGACTAAGTGGCAACTATTCCTACAAATTGATCAGTCTTTCCAAATTCACCGTAGTTATGGAAGCATGCTTGAGGGTGAGGCTGATGAACTAAAG AGAGTATTCTTGGAAGGAAATCCTATCCTCCTGGCAATCACGATGACTGTTTCTTTACTTCATTCAGTGTTTGACTTCTTGGCATTCAAAAATG ATATTCAGTTTTGGAACAAAAATAAGTCTATGGAAGGGCTGTCTGCAAAGTCTGTTGTTGTGAGCTTCATAAGCCAGTTCATTATCTTCCTATATCTACTTGACAATGACACTTCTTGGATGATACTTGGAAGCGCTGGAGTTGGCTGCTGCATTGAATTCTGGAAAATTGGGAAAGCCATGCACATAGAG ATTGATAGAAGTGGGAAGATACCAATGTTGAGGTTCCGAGATCGGGAGTCATATGCAGGGAATAAGACAAAGGAATATGACGACATCGCCATGAAATATTTGACATATGTGCTTTTGTTCCTTGTTGCATGCTCCTCGATTTATTCACTCAAGTACGAACAGCACAAGAGCTGGTATTCTTGGGTTCTCTCTTCATTCACGAGCTGTGTCTATATGTTCG GTTTTATTATGATGTGCCCTCAATTGTTCATTAACTACAAGCTAAAGTCAGTAGCTCATCTACCCTGGAGACAGATGACTTACAAGTTCCTCAACACCATCATTGATGATCTATTTGCCTTTGTCATAAAAATGCCAATGTTACATCGCCTTTCTGTGTTCCGTGATG ATATCATATTTCTGATATACATATACCAGAGATGGGTCTATCCGGTGGACAGAAAACGTGTAAATGAATTTGGTTTCATTGGTGAAGCCGATCAGGTCACCGATCAAGTCATTAGACCGGTCACAGAGGGTACAGAGGAGACTGAAGTTAAgccagaagagaagaaaaccaACTAA